One Vespula pensylvanica isolate Volc-1 chromosome 3, ASM1446617v1, whole genome shotgun sequence DNA window includes the following coding sequences:
- the LOC122628225 gene encoding DNA mismatch repair protein Msh2 isoform X1: MAVQPNQQFSMDPPSQVSFIRYFKNLPEKSSSTIRFFNRGDYYTLHGSDALFAAKEIFKTTSVCKMLGAEPYKTEGVILNKSHFEAFIRDLLLVKQYRVEVYINQGSVKNQNWILEYKGSPGNLSQFEDILFANNDIALGVSVIAVKLGIEGKSRIVGLSCLDTVATSFSVCEFQDSESFSNLETLIVTLNPKECLLIQGEGSYEFDALKQVIERSNVLVTLRKKSEFSNDSVVQDLNTLIKFKKGQQENAQSLPEVNLTLAMSATSALIKYLDLTSDEGNIHQFSIEQIKQSRYLKLDTAAIKALNIEPRIDVSSNLNGNVPASILTLLDKCRTSQGHRLIAQWIRQPLKDLALIKERHDIVEILVKNNELRSALSEDHLRRIPDLQQLAKKLCRKKAHLQDCYKIYTSVSHLPRLIQQLSDASDITALKELIINPLKELVNDMDKFQQMIEQTIDLDAAEKGDFLVRPDFDDELKELKEEMDEMEEKVQSQLSKVADDLGLESGKSLKLETNQQFGYYFRITLKEEKILRNKKYYVILDSNKSGVRFRNNKLSELNDEYIAARDKYTTQQKTVVTEIIEIAAGYTSPIKSIGDVIACLDVLVAFALAAANAHKTYVRPEMLSSEHGEFNLVQVRHPCLEIQEGVDYIANDVYFKRDEVHCYIITGPNMGGKSTYIRSAGVTALMAHIGSFVPCDKATISLLDCILARIGADDSQLKGLSTFMMEMIETAAILRTATSNSLVIIDELGRGTSTYEGCGIAWSIAEHLAKEIKSYCLFATHFHEITRLSEEIPTVKNQHVTALIQNDKLTLLYKVKPGVCDQSFGIHVAKMANFPDNVIEFAKRKQTELEDYQGTVFEGSDCPQKKRKIIKEADGLIAEFLNKCKTLDKSLTNAQLKDKILKYKTEICSHKNPYIEALLSAGS; this comes from the exons AAATCAAGTTCCACTATACGATTTTTTAACAGAGgtgattattatacattacatGGAAGTGATGCTTTATTTGCTgccaaagaaatttttaaaacaacaTCTGTTTGTAAAATGCTTGGTGCTG aACCCTATAAAACTGAAggtgttatattaaataaaagtcaTTTTGAGGCATTTATACGTGACTTACTATTAGTAAAACAATATAGAGTGGAAGTTTACATCAATCAAGGATCAGTAAAGAACCAAAACTggatattagaatataaaggATCACCTGGTAATTTGTCACAATttgaagatatattatttgctAACAATGATATAGCACTGGGAGTGTCAGTAATCGCAGTAAAGTTAGGAATAGAAGGAAAATCCAGA attGTAGGTTTAAGCTGTCTTGATACTGTAGCAACTTCTTTCTCAGTTTGTGAATTCCAAGATAGTGAATCTTTCTCAAATTTAGAAACACTTATTGTTACACTTAATCCAAAAGAATGTCTACTAATCCAAGGGGAAGGTAGTTATGAGTTTGATGCTTTAAAACAG GTAATAGAGAGAAGTAATGTTTTAGttactttaagaaaaaagagcgaatTTTCTAATGATTCAGTTGTACAAgatttaaatacattaattaaatttaaaaaaggcCAGCAAGAAAATGCTCAATCATTACCTGAAGTAAATTTAACATTAGCTATGTCAGCTACATCtgcattaattaaatatttggat cTGACATCTGATGAGGGAAATATTCATCAATTTAGTatagaacaaataaaacaatcaCGCTATTTAAAATTGGACACAGCAGCTATAAAGGCTCTTAATATTGAGCCTCGTATAGACGTATCTTCTAATTTAAATGGAAATGTACCTGCAAGTATTTTAACTTTATTGGACAAATGTAGAACTTCACAAGGTCATAGATTAATTGCACAATGGATTAGACAGCCTCTTAAAGATTTGGCacttataaaagaaagacatgATATTGTAGAAATATTAGTTAAAAACAATGAATTGAGATCTGCTCTTAGTGAAGATCATCTAAGACGAATACCAGACTTACAGCAATTAGCTAAAAAATTATGTAGAAAAAAAGCTCATCTTCAAGACTGTTACAA AATTTATACGAGTGTGTCTCATTTGCCAAGATTGATACAACAACTTTCTGATGCTTCTGATATAACAGCATTAAAAGAATTGATTATAAATCCATTGAAAGAACTTGTCAATGATATGGATAAATTTCAACAAATGATCGAACAGACTATTGATTTAGACGCAGCGGAAAAAGGAGATTTTTTAGTACGTCCCGATTTTGACGATGAATTGAAAG AACTAAAGGAAGAAATGGatgaaatggaagaaaaagtcCAATCCCAATTAAGTAAAGTAGCTGATGACTTGGGTTTAGAATCaggaaaatcattaaaattggAAACTAATCAACAGTTCggttattattttcgaataacgttaaaggaggaaaagatactaagaaataaaaaatattatgttatattagaCTCTAATAAAAGTGGTGTaagatttagaaataataaattaagcgAATTGAATGATGAATATATTGCTGCTAGAGACAAGTATACAACTCAACAAAAAACTGTTGTTACAGAAATCATTGAAATTGCAG CTGGATATACCAGTCCGATTAAAAGTATTGGAGACGTTATCGCGTGTCTTGATGTCCTCGTGGCATTTGCCTTAGCTGCAGCAAACGCACATAAAACATATGTACGCCCAGAAATGCTTTCTAGCGAGCATGGTGAATTTAATCTTGTTCAAGTGAGACATCCTTGTTTAGAAATACAAGAAGGCGTAGATTATATCGCTAATGACGTATATTTCAAAAGAg atgaggttcattgttatattataactGGTCCAAATATGGGTGGTaaaagtacgtatatacgttctGCTGGTGTAACTGCATTAATGGCACACATTGGAAGTTTTGTCCCTTGTGATAAAGCAACGATATCTTTATTGGATTGTATATTAGCAAGAATTGGAGCTGATGATTCACAATTAAAAGGTCTCTCAACGTTTATGATGGAAATGATAGAAACAGCTGCTATTTTAAGG acAGCAACGTCTAATTCACTTGTCATTATTGACGAACTTGGTAGAGGTACATCAACGTATGAAGGATGTGGTATTGCTTGGTCCATAGCaga acatttagcaaaagaaattaaatcttaTTGCTTATTTGCAACACATTTTCACGAAATTACGAGACTTTCTGAAGAAATACCTACAGTTAAAAATCAACACGTAACAGCTCTTATTCAAAACGATAAACTTACTTTACTTTATAAAGTAAAGCCTGGTGTTTGTGATCAAAGCTTTGGTATTCATGTTGCTAAGATGGCTAATTTTCCAGATAACGTAATAGAG tttGCTAAACGAAAACAAACAGAATTAGAGGATTATCAGGGAACAGTTTTTGAAGGATCTGATTGTCCacaaaaaaagcgaaaaattataaag gaaGCTGATGGTTTGATAGCCGAATTTCTCAATAAATGCAAAACACTAGATAAATCTTTAACAAATGCACAGTTGAAAGATAAgatcttaaaatataaaacagaaatttGTTCTCATAAAAATCCATATATTGAAGCATTATTATCAGCAGGTTCCTAA
- the LOC122628225 gene encoding DNA mismatch repair protein Msh2 isoform X2 — protein MHWIQNYNKSSSTIRFFNRGDYYTLHGSDALFAAKEIFKTTSVCKMLGAEPYKTEGVILNKSHFEAFIRDLLLVKQYRVEVYINQGSVKNQNWILEYKGSPGNLSQFEDILFANNDIALGVSVIAVKLGIEGKSRIVGLSCLDTVATSFSVCEFQDSESFSNLETLIVTLNPKECLLIQGEGSYEFDALKQVIERSNVLVTLRKKSEFSNDSVVQDLNTLIKFKKGQQENAQSLPEVNLTLAMSATSALIKYLDLTSDEGNIHQFSIEQIKQSRYLKLDTAAIKALNIEPRIDVSSNLNGNVPASILTLLDKCRTSQGHRLIAQWIRQPLKDLALIKERHDIVEILVKNNELRSALSEDHLRRIPDLQQLAKKLCRKKAHLQDCYKIYTSVSHLPRLIQQLSDASDITALKELIINPLKELVNDMDKFQQMIEQTIDLDAAEKGDFLVRPDFDDELKELKEEMDEMEEKVQSQLSKVADDLGLESGKSLKLETNQQFGYYFRITLKEEKILRNKKYYVILDSNKSGVRFRNNKLSELNDEYIAARDKYTTQQKTVVTEIIEIAAGYTSPIKSIGDVIACLDVLVAFALAAANAHKTYVRPEMLSSEHGEFNLVQVRHPCLEIQEGVDYIANDVYFKRDEVHCYIITGPNMGGKSTYIRSAGVTALMAHIGSFVPCDKATISLLDCILARIGADDSQLKGLSTFMMEMIETAAILRTATSNSLVIIDELGRGTSTYEGCGIAWSIAEHLAKEIKSYCLFATHFHEITRLSEEIPTVKNQHVTALIQNDKLTLLYKVKPGVCDQSFGIHVAKMANFPDNVIEFAKRKQTELEDYQGTVFEGSDCPQKKRKIIKEADGLIAEFLNKCKTLDKSLTNAQLKDKILKYKTEICSHKNPYIEALLSAGS, from the exons ATGCATTggatacaaaattataat AAATCAAGTTCCACTATACGATTTTTTAACAGAGgtgattattatacattacatGGAAGTGATGCTTTATTTGCTgccaaagaaatttttaaaacaacaTCTGTTTGTAAAATGCTTGGTGCTG aACCCTATAAAACTGAAggtgttatattaaataaaagtcaTTTTGAGGCATTTATACGTGACTTACTATTAGTAAAACAATATAGAGTGGAAGTTTACATCAATCAAGGATCAGTAAAGAACCAAAACTggatattagaatataaaggATCACCTGGTAATTTGTCACAATttgaagatatattatttgctAACAATGATATAGCACTGGGAGTGTCAGTAATCGCAGTAAAGTTAGGAATAGAAGGAAAATCCAGA attGTAGGTTTAAGCTGTCTTGATACTGTAGCAACTTCTTTCTCAGTTTGTGAATTCCAAGATAGTGAATCTTTCTCAAATTTAGAAACACTTATTGTTACACTTAATCCAAAAGAATGTCTACTAATCCAAGGGGAAGGTAGTTATGAGTTTGATGCTTTAAAACAG GTAATAGAGAGAAGTAATGTTTTAGttactttaagaaaaaagagcgaatTTTCTAATGATTCAGTTGTACAAgatttaaatacattaattaaatttaaaaaaggcCAGCAAGAAAATGCTCAATCATTACCTGAAGTAAATTTAACATTAGCTATGTCAGCTACATCtgcattaattaaatatttggat cTGACATCTGATGAGGGAAATATTCATCAATTTAGTatagaacaaataaaacaatcaCGCTATTTAAAATTGGACACAGCAGCTATAAAGGCTCTTAATATTGAGCCTCGTATAGACGTATCTTCTAATTTAAATGGAAATGTACCTGCAAGTATTTTAACTTTATTGGACAAATGTAGAACTTCACAAGGTCATAGATTAATTGCACAATGGATTAGACAGCCTCTTAAAGATTTGGCacttataaaagaaagacatgATATTGTAGAAATATTAGTTAAAAACAATGAATTGAGATCTGCTCTTAGTGAAGATCATCTAAGACGAATACCAGACTTACAGCAATTAGCTAAAAAATTATGTAGAAAAAAAGCTCATCTTCAAGACTGTTACAA AATTTATACGAGTGTGTCTCATTTGCCAAGATTGATACAACAACTTTCTGATGCTTCTGATATAACAGCATTAAAAGAATTGATTATAAATCCATTGAAAGAACTTGTCAATGATATGGATAAATTTCAACAAATGATCGAACAGACTATTGATTTAGACGCAGCGGAAAAAGGAGATTTTTTAGTACGTCCCGATTTTGACGATGAATTGAAAG AACTAAAGGAAGAAATGGatgaaatggaagaaaaagtcCAATCCCAATTAAGTAAAGTAGCTGATGACTTGGGTTTAGAATCaggaaaatcattaaaattggAAACTAATCAACAGTTCggttattattttcgaataacgttaaaggaggaaaagatactaagaaataaaaaatattatgttatattagaCTCTAATAAAAGTGGTGTaagatttagaaataataaattaagcgAATTGAATGATGAATATATTGCTGCTAGAGACAAGTATACAACTCAACAAAAAACTGTTGTTACAGAAATCATTGAAATTGCAG CTGGATATACCAGTCCGATTAAAAGTATTGGAGACGTTATCGCGTGTCTTGATGTCCTCGTGGCATTTGCCTTAGCTGCAGCAAACGCACATAAAACATATGTACGCCCAGAAATGCTTTCTAGCGAGCATGGTGAATTTAATCTTGTTCAAGTGAGACATCCTTGTTTAGAAATACAAGAAGGCGTAGATTATATCGCTAATGACGTATATTTCAAAAGAg atgaggttcattgttatattataactGGTCCAAATATGGGTGGTaaaagtacgtatatacgttctGCTGGTGTAACTGCATTAATGGCACACATTGGAAGTTTTGTCCCTTGTGATAAAGCAACGATATCTTTATTGGATTGTATATTAGCAAGAATTGGAGCTGATGATTCACAATTAAAAGGTCTCTCAACGTTTATGATGGAAATGATAGAAACAGCTGCTATTTTAAGG acAGCAACGTCTAATTCACTTGTCATTATTGACGAACTTGGTAGAGGTACATCAACGTATGAAGGATGTGGTATTGCTTGGTCCATAGCaga acatttagcaaaagaaattaaatcttaTTGCTTATTTGCAACACATTTTCACGAAATTACGAGACTTTCTGAAGAAATACCTACAGTTAAAAATCAACACGTAACAGCTCTTATTCAAAACGATAAACTTACTTTACTTTATAAAGTAAAGCCTGGTGTTTGTGATCAAAGCTTTGGTATTCATGTTGCTAAGATGGCTAATTTTCCAGATAACGTAATAGAG tttGCTAAACGAAAACAAACAGAATTAGAGGATTATCAGGGAACAGTTTTTGAAGGATCTGATTGTCCacaaaaaaagcgaaaaattataaag gaaGCTGATGGTTTGATAGCCGAATTTCTCAATAAATGCAAAACACTAGATAAATCTTTAACAAATGCACAGTTGAAAGATAAgatcttaaaatataaaacagaaatttGTTCTCATAAAAATCCATATATTGAAGCATTATTATCAGCAGGTTCCTAA
- the LOC122627547 gene encoding ras-related protein Rab-39B, with product MVEPIFDYQFRLILIGDSTVGKSSLLKYFTDGKFAELSDPTVGVDFFARLIEVKDGTRIKLQLWDTAGQERFRSITKSYYRNSVGALLVYDVCNRTSFEHIPQWMMEARRHIEPHRPVFALVGCKLDLVTNGGRREVSKEEARAFADQHGVHHIETSAKTGVNVEEAFRTVTQEVYNRIQTGEYKVEDGWDGIKTGFARPGGLDFNLVEAEPAKSSCC from the exons ATGGTGGAGCCAATTTTCGATTATCAATTTCGGCTAATACTGATTGGCGACAGTACGGTCGGAAAGAGTTCGCTCCTGAAATATTTCACCGATGGGAAGTTCGCAGAG cTCTCAGATCCAACAGTCGGTGTAGACTTTTTTGCACGTTTAATTGAAGTTAAAGATGGTAcaagaataaaattacaattgtGGGATACGGCTGGACAAGAAAGATTTAG gTCTATAACAAAGTCTTACTACAGAAATTCTGTTGGAGCATTACTtgtatatgatgtatgtaACAGAACTAGCTTTGAACATATTCCTCAATGGATGATGGAAGCACGTAGACACATTGAACCACATCGTCCTGTGTTTGCGTTGGTAGGTTGTAAATTGGATCTGGTAACAAATGGTGGCAGAAGAGAAGTATCAAAAGAAGAAGCTAGAGCTTTTGCTGATCAGCATGGTGTACATCATATAGAAACTAGTGCAAAGACAGGAGTCAATGTTGAAGAAGCATTTCGAACAGTTACTCAGGAAGTTTATAATAGAATACAGACTGGTGAATATAAAGTAGAAGATGGTTGGGATGGTATTAAAACAGGATTTGCTAGGCCTGGTGGTCTAGATTTTAATTTGGTTGAAGCAGAGCCTGCAAAGTCTTCGTGTTGTTAA
- the LOC122628225 gene encoding DNA mismatch repair protein Msh2 isoform X3 encodes MLGAEPYKTEGVILNKSHFEAFIRDLLLVKQYRVEVYINQGSVKNQNWILEYKGSPGNLSQFEDILFANNDIALGVSVIAVKLGIEGKSRIVGLSCLDTVATSFSVCEFQDSESFSNLETLIVTLNPKECLLIQGEGSYEFDALKQVIERSNVLVTLRKKSEFSNDSVVQDLNTLIKFKKGQQENAQSLPEVNLTLAMSATSALIKYLDLTSDEGNIHQFSIEQIKQSRYLKLDTAAIKALNIEPRIDVSSNLNGNVPASILTLLDKCRTSQGHRLIAQWIRQPLKDLALIKERHDIVEILVKNNELRSALSEDHLRRIPDLQQLAKKLCRKKAHLQDCYKIYTSVSHLPRLIQQLSDASDITALKELIINPLKELVNDMDKFQQMIEQTIDLDAAEKGDFLVRPDFDDELKELKEEMDEMEEKVQSQLSKVADDLGLESGKSLKLETNQQFGYYFRITLKEEKILRNKKYYVILDSNKSGVRFRNNKLSELNDEYIAARDKYTTQQKTVVTEIIEIAAGYTSPIKSIGDVIACLDVLVAFALAAANAHKTYVRPEMLSSEHGEFNLVQVRHPCLEIQEGVDYIANDVYFKRDEVHCYIITGPNMGGKSTYIRSAGVTALMAHIGSFVPCDKATISLLDCILARIGADDSQLKGLSTFMMEMIETAAILRTATSNSLVIIDELGRGTSTYEGCGIAWSIAEHLAKEIKSYCLFATHFHEITRLSEEIPTVKNQHVTALIQNDKLTLLYKVKPGVCDQSFGIHVAKMANFPDNVIEFAKRKQTELEDYQGTVFEGSDCPQKKRKIIKEADGLIAEFLNKCKTLDKSLTNAQLKDKILKYKTEICSHKNPYIEALLSAGS; translated from the exons ATGCTTGGTGCTG aACCCTATAAAACTGAAggtgttatattaaataaaagtcaTTTTGAGGCATTTATACGTGACTTACTATTAGTAAAACAATATAGAGTGGAAGTTTACATCAATCAAGGATCAGTAAAGAACCAAAACTggatattagaatataaaggATCACCTGGTAATTTGTCACAATttgaagatatattatttgctAACAATGATATAGCACTGGGAGTGTCAGTAATCGCAGTAAAGTTAGGAATAGAAGGAAAATCCAGA attGTAGGTTTAAGCTGTCTTGATACTGTAGCAACTTCTTTCTCAGTTTGTGAATTCCAAGATAGTGAATCTTTCTCAAATTTAGAAACACTTATTGTTACACTTAATCCAAAAGAATGTCTACTAATCCAAGGGGAAGGTAGTTATGAGTTTGATGCTTTAAAACAG GTAATAGAGAGAAGTAATGTTTTAGttactttaagaaaaaagagcgaatTTTCTAATGATTCAGTTGTACAAgatttaaatacattaattaaatttaaaaaaggcCAGCAAGAAAATGCTCAATCATTACCTGAAGTAAATTTAACATTAGCTATGTCAGCTACATCtgcattaattaaatatttggat cTGACATCTGATGAGGGAAATATTCATCAATTTAGTatagaacaaataaaacaatcaCGCTATTTAAAATTGGACACAGCAGCTATAAAGGCTCTTAATATTGAGCCTCGTATAGACGTATCTTCTAATTTAAATGGAAATGTACCTGCAAGTATTTTAACTTTATTGGACAAATGTAGAACTTCACAAGGTCATAGATTAATTGCACAATGGATTAGACAGCCTCTTAAAGATTTGGCacttataaaagaaagacatgATATTGTAGAAATATTAGTTAAAAACAATGAATTGAGATCTGCTCTTAGTGAAGATCATCTAAGACGAATACCAGACTTACAGCAATTAGCTAAAAAATTATGTAGAAAAAAAGCTCATCTTCAAGACTGTTACAA AATTTATACGAGTGTGTCTCATTTGCCAAGATTGATACAACAACTTTCTGATGCTTCTGATATAACAGCATTAAAAGAATTGATTATAAATCCATTGAAAGAACTTGTCAATGATATGGATAAATTTCAACAAATGATCGAACAGACTATTGATTTAGACGCAGCGGAAAAAGGAGATTTTTTAGTACGTCCCGATTTTGACGATGAATTGAAAG AACTAAAGGAAGAAATGGatgaaatggaagaaaaagtcCAATCCCAATTAAGTAAAGTAGCTGATGACTTGGGTTTAGAATCaggaaaatcattaaaattggAAACTAATCAACAGTTCggttattattttcgaataacgttaaaggaggaaaagatactaagaaataaaaaatattatgttatattagaCTCTAATAAAAGTGGTGTaagatttagaaataataaattaagcgAATTGAATGATGAATATATTGCTGCTAGAGACAAGTATACAACTCAACAAAAAACTGTTGTTACAGAAATCATTGAAATTGCAG CTGGATATACCAGTCCGATTAAAAGTATTGGAGACGTTATCGCGTGTCTTGATGTCCTCGTGGCATTTGCCTTAGCTGCAGCAAACGCACATAAAACATATGTACGCCCAGAAATGCTTTCTAGCGAGCATGGTGAATTTAATCTTGTTCAAGTGAGACATCCTTGTTTAGAAATACAAGAAGGCGTAGATTATATCGCTAATGACGTATATTTCAAAAGAg atgaggttcattgttatattataactGGTCCAAATATGGGTGGTaaaagtacgtatatacgttctGCTGGTGTAACTGCATTAATGGCACACATTGGAAGTTTTGTCCCTTGTGATAAAGCAACGATATCTTTATTGGATTGTATATTAGCAAGAATTGGAGCTGATGATTCACAATTAAAAGGTCTCTCAACGTTTATGATGGAAATGATAGAAACAGCTGCTATTTTAAGG acAGCAACGTCTAATTCACTTGTCATTATTGACGAACTTGGTAGAGGTACATCAACGTATGAAGGATGTGGTATTGCTTGGTCCATAGCaga acatttagcaaaagaaattaaatcttaTTGCTTATTTGCAACACATTTTCACGAAATTACGAGACTTTCTGAAGAAATACCTACAGTTAAAAATCAACACGTAACAGCTCTTATTCAAAACGATAAACTTACTTTACTTTATAAAGTAAAGCCTGGTGTTTGTGATCAAAGCTTTGGTATTCATGTTGCTAAGATGGCTAATTTTCCAGATAACGTAATAGAG tttGCTAAACGAAAACAAACAGAATTAGAGGATTATCAGGGAACAGTTTTTGAAGGATCTGATTGTCCacaaaaaaagcgaaaaattataaag gaaGCTGATGGTTTGATAGCCGAATTTCTCAATAAATGCAAAACACTAGATAAATCTTTAACAAATGCACAGTTGAAAGATAAgatcttaaaatataaaacagaaatttGTTCTCATAAAAATCCATATATTGAAGCATTATTATCAGCAGGTTCCTAA
- the LOC122627544 gene encoding actin-related protein 6-like produces the protein MDPAIFPEEIWIKILLHCDVPDIIAFGSTCKYLRKTSSSEYLWKIKWLQLLSQVQFKFPDIKQLQSFSVNFKEMCYRLHMIITLGENVRFPKCWNCNGYTCQRNCVEELNAKVIIEIGNKYTWAITPSDCLKRHFSMFAVPKHFNKEHEEEVLIPNIPSCSTCPISKGKSLARKLKLLGFHDTELPTTRLFCLFCNPFQLFKEKKKLIKLHSYLSFTKTNSIYQKLINGYCTDTVKILGIPNIEVFSPAEALLNSGTFLILKIFLDHLFHQMDLNVTLKKPNAVLMFCEPLAIHPVLRKQLLHYLFQEIKVARVCLVPKPLTACAILDIETCIVVDSGALSTTVAVVIGGRVMPQRWKLLPVGGWHVAYHLKQAMHWKRKEYHQIPISYLDTLAVKERCRLSYNIKNEEREGVQKIKEHINLRIDSCNEFKQFWHFTFEEQNEPMYQRVSLGSELYIAPEMMYISLGLPEVIKEVTSGLPEDIMHDCLSHILLTGGNTDLSGFKSRLTKDLRELLPEYSEILEIRNCPGTHGWNVAMGSTHVSLATHPDKTPPEYVEGNPFWLSREEYVLFGCDSLEQ, from the exons ATGGATCCTGCTATCTTTCCTGAAGAAATttggataaaaattttgttacattGCGATGTACCTGATATTATTGCATTTGGTAGCACctgtaaatatttaagaaaaacatCGAGTAGCGAATACTTATG gaaAATAAAGTGGCTACAGTTATTATCGCAAGTACAATTTAAATTTCCCGACATAAAGCAATTACAATCATTTTCTgtcaattttaaagaaatgtgTTATAGACTGCATATGATAATTACATTAGGTGAAAATGTACGGTTTCCAAAGTGTTGGAATTGCAATGGCTATACATGTCAAAGGAATTGCGTGGAAGAGTTAAATGCTAAAGTTATAATCGaaataggaaataaatatacatgggCAATTACACCATCCGATTGTTTAAAGAGGCATTTTTCTATGTTTGCTGTCCcaaaacattttaataagGAACATGAGGAGGAGGTATTAATACCAAATATACCAAGTTGTAGTACATGTCCAATAAGTAAAGGAAAATCATTAGcaaggaaattaaaattattaggaTTTCATGATACTGAATTACCTACAACAAGACTGTTTTGTCTATTTTGTAAtccatttcaattatttaaagaaaagaaaaaattaattaaacttcaTAGTTACCTTTCCTTTACAAAAACTAATTCTATTTATCAGAAACTTATAAATGGTTATTGTACAGATACCGTAAAAATTCTTGGTATACCAAATATTGAAGTTTTTAGTCCAGCTGAAGCTTTATTAAATAGTGgaacatttttaattcttaaaatttttcttgatcATTTGTTTCATCAAATGGATTTAAATGTAACATTAAAAAAGCCAAATGCAGTACTCATGTTTTGCGAGCCATTGGCTATACATCCTGTGTTAAGGAAGCAATTACTACACtatttatttcaagaaattaaAGTAGCAAG AGTATGTTTGGTTCCAAAACCTTTAACAGCATGTGCTATACTGGATATAGAAACATGTATTGTAGTTGATAGCGGTGCATTAAGCACAACAGTTGCTGTAGTAATTGGCGGAAGAGTCATGCCTCAACGTTGGAAATTGTTACCAGTAGGTGGTTGGCATGTTGCTTATCACTTGAAACAAGCTATGCActggaaacgaaaagaatatcaTCAAATTCCAATATCTTATCTTGATACTCTAGCtgtaaaagagagatgtaGACTgagttataatattaaaaatgaagaaagggaaggagtacagaaaataaaagaacatatTAATCTTAGAATTGATAGCTGTAATGAATTCAAACAATTTTGG cattTCACGTTTGAAGAACAAAATGAGCCCATGTATCAGAGAGTGTCATTAGGTTCAGAATTATATATCGCACCTGAAATGATGTATATTAGTCTTGGATTACcagaagtaataaaagaagttACATCTGGTTTGCCAGAAGATATAATGCATGATTGCCTTTCACATATTCTGCTTACTGGGGGTAATACAGATTTATCTGGTTTCAAATCGAGACTAACTAAAGATTTGCGAGAACTGTTACCCGAATACAGTGAAATTTTGGAAATAAGAAATTGTCCTGGTACACATGGTTGGAATGTTGCAATGGGGTCTACACATGTATCTTTAGCTACACACCCtg ataaaacaCCACCCGAATATGTAGAAGGTAATCCTTTTTGGTTATCGCGAGAAGAATACGTATTATTTGGATGTGATTCATTAgaacaataa